The following is a genomic window from Enterobacter cloacae.
AGAATTTCTATTGCCTCGCCATAGCTACAATTCTCGCGGCTTTGAATTTCCCATAATTTACTCCTGTCAGCACTATCCGTAGTAAAACAAAGCTCCATTTTCCGGTCTACGTATAACCGACAGATCTCTTGGAAGTTTTCGAACCTGACTAACATCTCTGAAAACACCTTTTTGACTGTACGAATATTTTTCATACGTTCATATTCTGCATCTGAAGTAGAAAAATATTTATTAGCCTTCATTGCTTCAATGCTTTCTTTTTCTTGTTTCATGATTATCTTCCAAGGCGAGTTAGCAGTCAGGGCCCGGCCAACAGAAGAAGTAAAATAATCTTCAAACGACTGTGTGATACAGATGCCAGCGCAGTTTGTTTTCCTGAACCTACGCCATGCCGCTTCGAGGAAGGAAGAGAAGAATTGGTTTGATTGATTTCCGGCACCTGATGAATTATCAGGACGAATGTACTCCCATGCTTCATCAAGGATGAACAAGCGACGACGCCCATCTTTTTTGATGAACATTGCATGCTGAGCAGCCTGAATGATAGACATTAATACAACTGTCTGAAGGTGGGGGGTGCCTTTTAGCTCCTCCAGTTCCAAAACAATAAATCTGCTGTCGAAGTTGATTGGAGGCAACGTATCGGTAAACCGGTGCCCATAAATTCCACCTTCGCACCATGCTCCGAGTTGCTCCCCAATATCCTTTATACGTTTGTCTTCATGCTTCTTGCAACGCAGAGCAAAGCCGGTTATTGAACCGGTCCGACCTGATTTTCTGGATTCTTGGTACTCTTCTGCAATAAGCTGAAGCATCACTGATTGTTGATAATCATCGATAAGGCCTTTCTCTGAAGCCATAATTTTTAGCTGATTCAAAACCATTATGGTCTGAGCAACTTTGTCTTTTTCTGCATCGTTTGAAGTTGATTCACCGGTAAATTCAGGTGCTTCGTTAAATACATCGTCGTTAACAGTGATGTCAGTTAGGAAGGCAAAGGGATTTAGGGTGAAGTCAGGGGTTTTACCGAAATCAATAAATTGACTGTTTGTATATTGTTCCGCAATCCCCTGGTAAGAACGGCCCACGTCCACAACAAATACTTGAGCACCGTCAGGATCATCATCTGGGTATTCGTTTTCTAAAAAATGCTTAAATGTTGAGCGATAATGAACGAGGTTATTAGATCGCGGTCCAGCTCCAAGATAGTTATTGATTAGATATGCTGTCCAGAATGACTTCCCTGCACCTGACGTTGCACCAATAACCATGTTATAGCTTGCAGAAGTCTTGAAAATATCAAGTCCCATGAGTTGACCTTCACGAGAAACTAAACTCAGTACTGGTCTATCTGTATTACCTTTCCAGGGCCCAAAGATCGGTGTCATATGAGCCGCTCCGGTGTTGCTCACTACTTCGGAACGGTCAAGGTCGAAAATTGTCTTTGGGTCATTGCACATTGGCAGACATGACATAAATGACGGGAAAACGATAAAGGAATCATCTGCTACTTTGACCCGGCTTTCGAGGTAAAAGGATTTGAGATCGTTAGCTGCTGTCTGCACAGAATTGGCATTACTACCCATAACAGTGAAAGTAAGATACCCTCTTAAAAGCTTTGCGCCATCCTCAAGCTCGCGAGTTACGGCCATGTAGTCATTATCCATATCCCGCAGGCGAGGGCAGAATGTGACAACTGAAGGTATACTTGCCTGTTTATTAGTGATTGCTTTGTAGCGGACGTTTTCTTTTGACAACTTGAGCGGATCGGCAAACTGAACAGTCTGAGTGATCATAAATGGGCTGAAAATTGTCTTACGTCCATGCATCCAGTTAACTACTAACTCATACATACAACCGAAATTGACGTATTCAGGAAACTTTACAACGGAAAGTTGTTTGAAGTAACGATGCTCAGATTCGTCGTCACTTTGTGTGACTGATGAGAAATGATTTTCTGTGACTGTATACTTACGGCCGGGAACGTTAACTTGTTCATTAAGCCTTTTCATAGTGTTAACGTCTATGAAACCTTCAGCCCACCGGGAGTTCTTTCCGGGGTTTACGACCTTATCTATACAATAGAGCCAGTTTTCTGCATCGACCTTAAACGGATGCAATCCAATCGTAATTAACTTACTTACAAGTTCAGAGTAAAGTGAATCGATACGCGAATGTTCCAGCTCGGTAGGAAGGGCAGACTGTAAAGGAATCGATAGCGAGATCCATACCTGAAAATCCCTCAACATAAGGTTATCATGATCAGGTTTTAAAGGCTTATGCATACTTCTGTCGTAGTAGTCCAACTGATAACCATTAAGCAGATCTGCTTTAAGCTTATCGTTCCCAGTCATACGCCCACCTCGCACAGCTGACCAAGCACTAAGCTGTAAAGTCAGGTCTGGCAATGCAGTCAGAGATATTTGACAGACAGTATCTGTAGGGAAATCCATTTTGAACATTTCAGCAAGAACATCTTGCTGATTATCAAAAACTCCAGGGGATGGATTACAGATAAACATAAACCCTAATCTGTTGCCATCAATCAAAAAATAGTGAGTCCCTGCTAATTGATCGTAAACAGGGATAAACCCACCTAATTGATGGCGATTTAAACCGCTATTGTAATTATTGATAGCTTCCATATTTGACCTTACAGTTGTCTAACAATGCCGTTCGAAGAGACAGCTTTAGTTGCTTTTTGTTGCTGCTGCATATTTTCCCGGGCCGCATCCTGTACTTCTAAAGGAACTATGCGAGCTGGGTTTGAGGTCGAATTCTTGCCAGCAATCCATGTTTGCGGTTTTACGTTGACATAAACGTAGCCGGGAAGATTAAGCGCATCGTTATCATCGGTATAAGGTGCAAAAGTAATTCTCATTACTTTCCCCTGTTGCAGAACAGCAAGTGGTTCAGGAGCCACTACAGCTTGTTTATAACCTTGCGAACGGTATTGCTGGATCTGCCCAGGGTTGAGAGTCGGGTTAACGGGCTGGCCATTGTAAAGAGAGTACATATCCTTACCAGGGCTGATATCAGAATTAGGTGCAACGTAGCGTGGGGCATTTCCAGCAGAAACCGGATAGCTTGTTTGTTTAACGACTTCCGCAGCCGGATGAACGAAAGGGTTACCAGTTGAAGAGGCAGTGCTATAACTGCTAGTCATCCTTACGTTTGAATTAACCGGTACACCAGAAATAGGCCGTGGTCCAATGGATGAAGTAGGGGCACCCATTTTTAAAGTTTTATCGTACATGACAGGTAACTGACCAACTGGCTTAATTTCGGTTTTTGAATAAGCCACAGGCTGATTTTTAAGGGTAGTAGACTGTGGATATTTGACTTCCCCTGGAGGGCTAATTTCAGTTGGATAACGGCTGTCATTGACAGCCGATTTCTCCTTTCCCGATTCCGACTCTTCCCCCGCCAGTGCAGACAGATCATCTCGATTATTAGTTAACTCCATAACTTCGCGAGGACCTTTACAGATAACGCCCTTTTCAATGCCTGGACATTCGGATTCGGAACTACCGATGGAGCACCCCGTAAGATATGAGGATGTACCTACAACCAGAGCACTGAGTACCAATCTTTTGATGTTCATAAACTAGCCTTAATTTGTCTCAAATGGATTTTTTAAGAGAGGTTCAACGCTTTGGTTCAACCAGTAGTCGAAATCTTTTGGAATGCCATTACCAGCCAAACCATCCTGTCTGACAACTGAAGGTACACCCTGCAATTTATAAATTCCTGCGAGCATCAATGACGCTACCAAAGGTTCCGCCGGACATTCTTCTGCTTCTTTTTGAGAGAGCAATCTTTTTTCAATGTCGGATTTGCTTCCCATTAGCCAACGAAGAATATCGAGGTTGTTTATTTTTCCTTTTTCTTTACTACACCAGAGCCTTCTAAGCTCTTCTTTTGGCTCACCGGGTGAGGGAACTAAAACAATATCTATCCGATACTTGTCCCGATCTGCATAGAATTTCTTAACAAGTTCCATGCAACCGTCACAATCAAGTGTTATGAAAATGGCTGCTTGTCTTTTAAGCTTTGAATTTCCCAGAGGAATGGACGCTACAGTTTCCAGAGGGAAGGGGGCCTCATCAAGACTAATAAAATAGGAATTCCTGATTTCTTCTACAGTCAGAACAGGTTTACGTTTAATTACATCAACAAGGCTTCCCCCAGTAAGGGAGTATCGGCCATCGGTCGTTACTGCCATTAGCTGCGAACGTTCGTCCTGAAAGAGGTATAGCCCACCAGAAGGAATGTATATGGCATCCTTAGGTTTATATCCTTTCATTTTTGATAACACACCCGAGATCTGACTGGGTGAAACGCCACCTTCCTTTGCCTTTGCCATTAACGCAGCAGCATCACTATTAGTTAGGACCTGCTCTGAAGCATAAGTGACCGTATTCGCCATAATGGCGAAAGCCGCCATTAAAGGGAAAAGTAACTTTTTCACTATTGGGTGCCCTCTACTTCTTTGCATTATAAGAACTTGATTGTACCGCTTCAGAGCTATCTTCAAGTTCCATATAAGTGACGATTTCAACACTATCCGGTACAGTAACGGCAAGCGTTGCATCAATAATTAAATAGCCACGGTCACGGTAGATCTTCATTAATGTTCTGAAATATTCTTCGAATTGAGATCTATCATTGTCAGCAGTACGGCCTCCGTGATGCTTGAAAAATTCCTTACGTAATTCAGGCATGTCAAGCACTGCAATCTTGTACGAAGGCTGGGATTGTTTATTGAAGTAATCGTAAACATTCATAAAGCCTTTATAACCATAAATAATGACCAATACGGCAAAGGCGAAGAAAAATAAATACTTCAATATTTTTTCAATATCAATTTCGAAGGTAATTTTTTTTGTTGTCCTTTCTCGCACCATTTTTTTAGTGATTTCAGGTCCAGCTGATTCAGGCGATTCTTTTTTTTCTAAACTATCCATTTAAACCTCAGCGACTGGTCAGATTCGTTGGAATTGTAGTTCCGGTCTGAACGACAAATGTAATAGCTCGGCCAGGGCTAATTTCTACGATTGGCCACTGTTGTTCTGCAATTGCGGTGTAGTAATCGACGAGTCGATTAAGACCACCTTGAGCTGCACCAGCCCCGGCTAATGCCCCAAGTGCACCAAAATTAGGGGACTGATACTGAGCCTGTGAATTAGGGTCGATGTTAAGTGAAGATACCTTACTGGGACTTAAGCTACCGGCAAGTGAAGAAAGTCCACCGGCAAATGCAGCTCCTGCAATTGCGTTACCATTTCGGCTGATAAGCGTGCCTCGGATCCCATTTTTTCCGTCATTTTCACTTACAGCATATGCTTCCAGTTTTACGTCAAAAGCTTTCCCTTTTGAATTAACACAAGAGATAGAAGTGGCACGTATGTAAGCACGCTGTGACGCCAGATCACCAACAGCTGAACCCAGAAGGTTACAGTCACGCAAATCCATGGTGAAATTATTGGGCATGATGACATCTTTTTTAATACGCATCGTTACTGGCATTGGTTCTGATTTGGAAGAAAGGCTTGTAGGCGCTTCAAGCCCGGTAATCAGAACACCAGTGATAATAGATGTTGCCG
Proteins encoded in this region:
- the trhC gene encoding plasmid transfer protein, which translates into the protein MEAINNYNSGLNRHQLGGFIPVYDQLAGTHYFLIDGNRLGFMFICNPSPGVFDNQQDVLAEMFKMDFPTDTVCQISLTALPDLTLQLSAWSAVRGGRMTGNDKLKADLLNGYQLDYYDRSMHKPLKPDHDNLMLRDFQVWISLSIPLQSALPTELEHSRIDSLYSELVSKLITIGLHPFKVDAENWLYCIDKVVNPGKNSRWAEGFIDVNTMKRLNEQVNVPGRKYTVTENHFSSVTQSDDESEHRYFKQLSVVKFPEYVNFGCMYELVVNWMHGRKTIFSPFMITQTVQFADPLKLSKENVRYKAITNKQASIPSVVTFCPRLRDMDNDYMAVTRELEDGAKLLRGYLTFTVMGSNANSVQTAANDLKSFYLESRVKVADDSFIVFPSFMSCLPMCNDPKTIFDLDRSEVVSNTGAAHMTPIFGPWKGNTDRPVLSLVSREGQLMGLDIFKTSASYNMVIGATSGAGKSFWTAYLINNYLGAGPRSNNLVHYRSTFKHFLENEYPDDDPDGAQVFVVDVGRSYQGIAEQYTNSQFIDFGKTPDFTLNPFAFLTDITVNDDVFNEAPEFTGESTSNDAEKDKVAQTIMVLNQLKIMASEKGLIDDYQQSVMLQLIAEEYQESRKSGRTGSITGFALRCKKHEDKRIKDIGEQLGAWCEGGIYGHRFTDTLPPINFDSRFIVLELEELKGTPHLQTVVLMSIIQAAQHAMFIKKDGRRRLFILDEAWEYIRPDNSSGAGNQSNQFFSSFLEAAWRRFRKTNCAGICITQSFEDYFTSSVGRALTANSPWKIIMKQEKESIEAMKANKYFSTSDAEYERMKNIRTVKKVFSEMLVRFENFQEICRLYVDRKMELCFTTDSADRSKLWEIQSRENCSYGEAIEILYAQEVAAGLAA
- the trhV gene encoding hypothetical protein encodes the protein MNIKRLVLSALVVGTSSYLTGCSIGSSESECPGIEKGVICKGPREVMELTNNRDDLSALAGEESESGKEKSAVNDSRYPTEISPPGEVKYPQSTTLKNQPVAYSKTEIKPVGQLPVMYDKTLKMGAPTSSIGPRPISGVPVNSNVRMTSSYSTASSTGNPFVHPAAEVVKQTSYPVSAGNAPRYVAPNSDISPGKDMYSLYNGQPVNPTLNPGQIQQYRSQGYKQAVVAPEPLAVLQQGKVMRITFAPYTDDNDALNLPGYVYVNVKPQTWIAGKNSTSNPARIVPLEVQDAARENMQQQQKATKAVSSNGIVRQL